Proteins encoded within one genomic window of Fragaria vesca subsp. vesca linkage group LG1, FraVesHawaii_1.0, whole genome shotgun sequence:
- the LOC101309870 gene encoding 60S ribosomal protein L13a-4-like — MVSGSGICAKRVVVDARHHMLGRLASIIAKELLNGQKVVVVRCEEICISGGLVRQKMKYMRFLRKRMNTKPSHGPIHFRAPAKILWRTIRGMIPHKTKRGAAALARLKAYEGIPPPYDKIKRMVIPDALKVLRLQAGHKYCLLGKLSSEVGWNHYDTIRELEKKRKERSQIAYERKKQLNKLRVKAEKVAEEKLGPHLEIIAPIKY; from the exons ATGGTGTCTGGGTCAGGAATCTGCGCCAAGCGCGTGGTGGTTGACGCGCGTCACCACATGCTCGGCCGCTTGGCTTCCATCATCGCCAAGGAGCTCCTGAACGGCCAGAAGGTGGTCGTCGTTCGCTGCGAGGAGATCTGCATCTCCGGTGGACTTGTGAGACAAAAGATGAAGTACATGCGCTTCTTGCGTAAGCGCATGAACACCAAGCCCTCTCACGGCCCCATTCACTTCCGCGCCCCTGCTAAGATCCTCTGGCGCACCATCCGTGG GATGATTCCACACAAGACCAAGCGTGGAGCTGCCGCTCTTGCCCGTCTGAAGGCCTATGAGGGAATTCCACCTCCTTATGACAAGATTAAGAGGATGGTTATTCCTGATGCTCTCAA GGTCTTGAGGCTACAAGCAGGACACAAATACTGTTTGTTGGGCAAGCTTTCCTCAGAGGTTGGATGGAACCACTATGACACTATCAGG GAGCTTGAGAAGAAGAGGAAGGAACGGTCTCAGATTGCCTATGAGAGGAAGAAACAGCTGAACAAACTGAGAGTCAAAGCAGAGAAGGTTGCTGAGGAGAAACTTGGTCCTCACTTAGAGATAATTGCTCCTATCAAGTACTGA